The proteins below are encoded in one region of Coriobacteriia bacterium:
- a CDS encoding GGDEF domain-containing protein, translating into MRGRIAKRLARIWKVSWRERPTQHDIEELDANTRRVGLVIRVRWALVGALVLFSVVAALVYAESSIPYSALWMNMRIPAAALVFVLFYNTYYQLTYKQLGNIAVLNHAQLLFDVLVVGVLVYYSGGVYSWFDAMFLLFILEAALIMPRKRSVWVIAAACAGVYGSVLGAEFLGWLPHVGMPFVENGLHDNGTFVLVRYLWEVAMLGGTATVSSLMTLALHERERTLVETSVTDETTGLYNRVFCYRLLRSEVARAAREGRHLSVVLVDVDGFGDYNRLFGHERGNRMLREIGGLLREVFRTSPEGTYEPSAVCRFGGEEYVVIVPEPIVAGSAPGVGHLAERAREAVSVLRVDDSCVTVSLGVAAYPEDGETADALLGAADAALAVASAGEGNSVVFARDIAEPEDADAPE; encoded by the coding sequence ATGAGGGGACGCATCGCCAAGCGGCTCGCGCGCATCTGGAAGGTCTCGTGGCGCGAGCGGCCGACACAGCACGATATCGAGGAGCTCGACGCCAACACTCGCCGGGTCGGCCTCGTCATCAGGGTGAGGTGGGCGCTCGTCGGCGCCCTCGTCCTGTTCTCGGTCGTGGCCGCTCTCGTCTACGCGGAGTCGTCCATCCCCTACTCCGCGCTGTGGATGAACATGCGGATACCCGCCGCGGCGCTGGTCTTCGTCCTTTTCTACAACACGTACTACCAGCTGACCTACAAGCAGCTCGGCAACATCGCGGTCCTCAACCACGCGCAGTTGCTCTTCGACGTCCTCGTGGTGGGCGTGCTCGTCTACTACAGCGGCGGCGTCTACTCGTGGTTCGACGCGATGTTCCTCCTGTTCATCCTCGAGGCCGCGCTGATAATGCCGCGGAAGCGCAGCGTGTGGGTGATCGCCGCAGCGTGCGCCGGCGTCTACGGTTCGGTGCTGGGCGCCGAGTTCCTGGGCTGGCTGCCCCACGTGGGGATGCCCTTCGTCGAGAACGGTCTCCACGACAACGGGACGTTCGTACTCGTCCGGTACCTGTGGGAGGTCGCGATGCTCGGCGGCACGGCGACGGTCAGCTCGCTGATGACGCTCGCGCTCCACGAGCGCGAGCGGACCCTGGTGGAGACGTCCGTCACCGACGAGACGACGGGGCTCTACAACCGGGTCTTCTGCTACCGGCTTCTCCGTTCGGAGGTCGCCCGAGCCGCTCGGGAAGGCCGGCACCTGTCGGTGGTGCTCGTGGACGTCGACGGGTTCGGCGACTACAACCGCCTCTTCGGCCACGAGCGCGGGAACCGGATGCTCCGCGAGATCGGCGGACTCCTGCGTGAGGTGTTCCGCACGAGCCCGGAGGGCACGTACGAACCGAGTGCGGTCTGCAGGTTCGGCGGCGAGGAGTACGTGGTCATCGTGCCGGAGCCGATCGTCGCAGGTTCGGCGCCGGGTGTGGGTCATCTGGCGGAACGCGCCCGGGAGGCCGTGTCGGTCCTGCGCGTCGATGACAGCTGCGTGACCGTCAGCCTCGGCGTTGCCGCCTATCCCGAGGACGGCGAGACCGCCGACGCCCTACTCGGCGCCGCCGATGCCGCTCTCGCCGTGGCGAGTGCGGGAGAAGGCAACAGCGTCGTCTTCGCGCGCGATATCGCCGAGCCCGAGGACGCGGATGCGCCGGAGTGA
- a CDS encoding DUF1461 domain-containing protein, with protein MRRSEGPLTVETCLVAIACLVAVIGLSLAALTAPVFTALLVPRVGSAALTGLGEEQTLAVAEKVRLFVTDPAAPALPLTVGDRSAFDAAATSHLRDVRAVLVGARTAAGTAAAVVAVWLAAAFARRRRGRARRALRAAAALTAGTVAVAALAGAADFERLFAALHGLFFAAGTWTFPADSLLIEVFPERFWVVLGAAWGALALTGAALLWAVARLVPGDRG; from the coding sequence ATGCGCCGGAGTGAGGGGCCGCTGACGGTGGAGACCTGCCTCGTCGCGATCGCCTGCCTCGTCGCGGTCATCGGGCTCTCCCTAGCCGCTCTCACGGCGCCCGTTTTCACCGCGCTGCTCGTTCCTCGCGTCGGGAGTGCGGCCCTCACCGGTCTGGGCGAGGAGCAGACGCTGGCCGTCGCCGAGAAGGTGCGCCTCTTCGTCACCGATCCGGCGGCCCCCGCCCTGCCCCTGACGGTCGGGGACCGATCCGCCTTCGACGCCGCCGCGACCTCGCATCTGCGCGACGTGCGCGCCGTGCTGGTCGGCGCCCGTACGGCGGCCGGGACGGCCGCGGCCGTCGTCGCGGTGTGGCTCGCCGCCGCCTTCGCGCGGAGGCGGCGGGGCCGGGCCCGGCGCGCACTGCGCGCCGCCGCCGCGCTCACGGCTGGGACGGTCGCCGTCGCCGCATTGGCGGGAGCGGCCGACTTCGAACGTCTCTTCGCGGCGCTCCACGGGCTGTTCTTCGCCGCCGGTACCTGGACTTTCCCCGCGGATTCGCTGCTCATCGAGGTCTTCCCCGAGCGGTTCTGGGTCGTCTTGGGGGCCGCGTGGGGGGCGCTCGCGCTGACCGGGGCGGCGCTCCTCTGGGCCGTCGCTCGGCTCGTGCCCGGCGACCGCGGATGA
- a CDS encoding DUF5679 domain-containing protein, with translation MAAKEGYCVKCKAKREIKDAKEITMKNGRPATQGLCPTCGTKMFKIGK, from the coding sequence ATGGCAGCCAAGGAAGGCTACTGCGTGAAGTGCAAGGCGAAGCGCGAGATCAAGGACGCGAAGGAGATCACGATGAAGAACGGTCGTCCTGCGACCCAGGGCCTGTGCCCGACGTGCGGGACGAAGATGTTCAAGATCGGCAAGTAG
- a CDS encoding TrkA family potassium uptake protein, with translation MNVIVVGCGRVGSQLATMLSVEGHNVTVIDKEADAFRRLGSTFNGVTVRGLGFDEDVLEEAGVREADCFAAVTDLDNTNLMAAEVARKIFGVRQVVARLYNPVRERTYQQLDLDYVCGTTLVASTLLDKILSGHGHHLTQMGDIEMIEFRAGPATEGKRVREIEIAHGFRVAAVGRGSTTFIPEADTALVCGDVLLAAVRDESFAKVERYMED, from the coding sequence ATGAACGTGATCGTAGTCGGGTGCGGCAGGGTCGGCTCGCAGCTCGCCACGATGCTCTCCGTCGAGGGCCATAACGTCACCGTGATCGACAAGGAGGCCGACGCGTTCCGGCGTCTGGGCTCCACCTTCAACGGCGTGACGGTCAGGGGTCTCGGATTCGACGAGGACGTGCTGGAGGAAGCGGGCGTGCGCGAAGCAGACTGTTTCGCCGCCGTCACGGACCTCGACAACACGAACCTCATGGCCGCGGAGGTCGCCCGGAAGATATTCGGCGTCCGCCAGGTCGTAGCCAGGCTCTACAATCCCGTACGCGAGCGCACGTACCAGCAGCTCGACCTCGACTACGTCTGCGGCACGACGCTGGTCGCGAGCACGCTCCTCGACAAGATCCTCTCGGGCCACGGTCACCACCTGACGCAGATGGGCGACATCGAGATGATCGAGTTCCGCGCCGGTCCCGCGACCGAGGGCAAGCGCGTGCGCGAGATCGAGATCGCGCACGGGTTCAGGGTCGCCGCCGTCGGCAGGGGGAGCACGACGTTCATCCCCGAGGCCGACACGGCGCTCGTCTGCGGTGACGTGCTGCTCGCGGCCGTCCGCGACGAGTCGTTCGCCAAAGTCGAACGCTACATGGAGGACTAG
- a CDS encoding NAD-binding protein: MYIVINGGGKVASYLARTMLEAGHSVALIEKREGIVDKLIAELPGAPLVIHGDGCDAAYQEDAGITRADVFVASTGDDDDNLVSCQLAKVAFAVPRAIARVNNPKNERIFNALGIEAISSTTIISRMIEEEATVGDIRTLISLRKGNMAIVEIELPVDRCVVCGKKIVELKLPGDCILVALLRGDEVVTVHGDTELAPGDVVIAFTNVEHEKALKRALTGA, from the coding sequence GTGTACATCGTGATCAACGGCGGAGGCAAGGTCGCCTCGTATCTCGCGCGCACGATGCTCGAGGCGGGTCACTCGGTCGCGCTCATCGAGAAGCGCGAGGGGATCGTCGACAAGCTCATCGCGGAGCTGCCCGGCGCGCCGCTCGTCATCCACGGCGACGGGTGCGACGCCGCGTACCAGGAGGACGCCGGCATCACGCGCGCGGACGTCTTCGTCGCCTCGACCGGCGACGACGACGACAACCTCGTGAGCTGTCAGCTCGCGAAGGTCGCCTTCGCGGTGCCGCGCGCGATCGCCCGCGTCAACAACCCGAAGAACGAGCGCATCTTCAACGCGCTGGGCATCGAGGCGATCTCCTCGACCACGATCATCTCCAGGATGATCGAGGAGGAGGCGACCGTCGGCGACATCCGCACGCTGATCTCGCTGCGCAAGGGCAACATGGCGATCGTCGAGATAGAGCTGCCGGTCGACCGCTGCGTGGTCTGCGGAAAGAAGATCGTGGAGCTCAAGCTCCCCGGTGACTGCATCCTCGTCGCGCTCCTGCGCGGGGACGAGGTCGTGACCGTGCACGGGGACACCGAGCTGGCGCCGGGCGACGTCGTCATCGCCTTCACGAACGTCGAGCACGAGAAGGCGCTCAAGCGCGCGCTCACGGGCGCGTAG
- a CDS encoding potassium transporter TrkG has product MILRPRTEDHLVVGKYTGKIIVGVGLLMAVPLVVSIGFREWDTAVDFIVSIAACLIFGFGTQALCRTEKDLSWSHGLVVASGSWIWATLLGALPHFLSGHEGSYLDAMCDVMSGYTTTGLYLLQDLDHISMGLNMWRHLLTYAGGQGIVVIALTFLFKGTAGAYKLYVGEGKDERLLPNVVQTARAIWLVSLTWLVIGTLALGATGLALGQAPVRAFFHGMWVFMGAWSTGGFAPQSYNTFWFHSLTYEVISVVIFIAGSFNFALHWAAWTGNRKEILRNVETVSFAITLTLTTLVATFALARAGVYPDAMALFRKAFYQLASGHTTTGFSTIYARAFVTQWGPIGLIATTVAMAIGASACSTGGGIKGIRMGVMTKAFLQDVKRMISPESAVITQKYHHVRDVLLDDGVVRGAMTITVAYITLYAITAIVGVLYGYDLTQSAFEAVSAASNTGLSCGVTSPSMPDLMKGLYLAAMWMGRLEFMSVLALAGYGYAIVRGK; this is encoded by the coding sequence ATGATCCTCCGCCCGCGCACCGAGGACCATCTCGTCGTCGGCAAGTACACCGGCAAGATCATCGTCGGCGTCGGGCTCCTGATGGCGGTCCCGCTCGTCGTCTCGATCGGGTTCCGCGAGTGGGACACCGCGGTCGACTTCATCGTGAGCATCGCCGCCTGTCTCATCTTCGGTTTCGGCACGCAGGCGCTGTGCCGGACGGAGAAGGACCTGTCGTGGAGCCACGGCCTCGTCGTCGCCTCGGGCTCGTGGATCTGGGCGACGCTGCTCGGGGCTCTCCCGCACTTCCTCTCGGGGCACGAGGGAAGCTACCTCGACGCGATGTGCGATGTGATGAGCGGGTACACCACGACCGGTCTCTACCTGCTCCAGGACCTCGACCACATCAGCATGGGTCTCAACATGTGGCGCCACCTGCTCACGTACGCGGGCGGGCAGGGCATCGTCGTGATCGCGCTGACGTTCCTGTTCAAGGGCACCGCGGGCGCCTACAAGCTCTACGTCGGCGAGGGCAAGGACGAACGGCTGCTGCCCAACGTCGTGCAGACGGCGCGCGCGATATGGCTCGTCTCGCTCACGTGGCTCGTGATCGGCACCCTCGCGCTCGGCGCGACGGGCCTCGCTCTGGGACAGGCGCCGGTGCGCGCTTTCTTCCACGGCATGTGGGTCTTCATGGGGGCGTGGAGCACCGGCGGGTTCGCTCCGCAGAGCTACAACACGTTCTGGTTCCATTCCCTGACGTACGAGGTCATCAGCGTCGTGATCTTCATCGCCGGCTCGTTCAACTTCGCGCTCCACTGGGCGGCCTGGACCGGCAACCGCAAGGAGATCCTGCGCAACGTCGAGACGGTGAGCTTCGCGATCACCCTCACGCTCACGACCCTCGTCGCGACCTTCGCGCTCGCCCGTGCGGGCGTCTACCCCGACGCGATGGCGCTCTTCCGCAAGGCCTTCTACCAGCTCGCTTCGGGCCACACGACCACCGGGTTCTCGACCATATACGCGCGCGCTTTCGTGACGCAATGGGGACCGATCGGTCTGATCGCGACGACCGTCGCGATGGCGATCGGCGCGTCGGCCTGCTCCACCGGCGGCGGCATCAAAGGCATCCGCATGGGGGTCATGACCAAGGCGTTCCTGCAGGACGTCAAGCGCATGATCTCCCCGGAGTCGGCGGTCATCACCCAGAAGTACCACCACGTGCGCGACGTCCTCCTCGACGATGGGGTCGTGCGTGGAGCGATGACGATCACCGTCGCGTACATCACCCTCTACGCGATCACGGCGATCGTGGGTGTGCTCTACGGATACGACCTCACGCAGTCGGCGTTCGAGGCCGTCTCCGCCGCCTCGAACACCGGCCTATCGTGCGGTGTGACCTCCCCCTCGATGCCCGATCTGATGAAGGGTCTCTACCTCGCCGCGATGTGGATGGGGCGCCTCGAGTTCATGTCGGTCCTCGCGCTCGCCGGCTACGGCTACGCGATAGTGAGGGGCAAGTGA
- a CDS encoding M23 family metallopeptidase: protein MRRISRARSGLLVLACITALAIPTATAAETFSGRPVSGGAVLLEYGARYTAPDGEARAHQGLDIEADAGATVRACSDGDVVFAGPVPAGGGVVLAVTLACAGGLRMTLLPLDALEVRQGARVSTGDTLGTLRSDGDASSPRTHLHVGVRRGETYLDPAAFLPQEAVAVPAETPPAPSTVLVPAAHVVAEPVPVPVVAAHPVVAAVAPRPAGAAEPLGEPARVGDVDVAVRSGAPIARALTSPRADGVSVTRFERLRARTAADLPMRGREVGARTVSSIGGLTRATRRAAGRCVALTWAVLALWPVWRAGAGRAGSAVPVRVRA, encoded by the coding sequence ATGCGGCGCATCTCGCGTGCTCGGTCAGGACTGCTCGTTCTCGCGTGCATCACAGCGCTCGCGATCCCCACCGCGACCGCTGCGGAGACGTTCTCCGGCCGGCCTGTGTCCGGCGGCGCCGTGCTCCTCGAGTACGGCGCCCGATACACGGCGCCGGACGGGGAGGCACGCGCGCATCAGGGGCTCGACATCGAAGCCGATGCCGGGGCGACCGTGCGGGCGTGTTCCGACGGTGACGTCGTCTTCGCGGGGCCGGTACCGGCCGGGGGCGGCGTCGTGCTCGCGGTGACGCTGGCATGCGCAGGAGGGCTGAGGATGACGCTGTTGCCTCTCGATGCGCTCGAGGTCCGGCAAGGCGCGCGCGTCTCGACAGGCGACACGCTGGGGACTCTGCGCTCGGACGGGGACGCGTCTTCGCCGCGGACGCACCTGCACGTAGGGGTGCGAAGGGGCGAGACGTATCTCGATCCGGCGGCGTTCCTGCCCCAGGAGGCCGTCGCGGTGCCGGCCGAGACCCCTCCCGCGCCTTCGACGGTCCTCGTCCCCGCGGCGCACGTCGTCGCGGAGCCTGTGCCCGTCCCCGTCGTCGCGGCCCACCCTGTGGTGGCCGCCGTGGCGCCGCGGCCGGCAGGCGCGGCCGAACCCTTGGGCGAGCCGGCCCGCGTCGGCGACGTTGACGTCGCGGTGCGTTCGGGCGCGCCGATCGCCCGGGCGCTCACCTCGCCACGGGCCGACGGCGTTTCCGTGACGCGGTTCGAGCGTTTGCGCGCGCGGACCGCGGCGGACCTGCCCATGCGTGGCCGCGAGGTGGGCGCACGCACGGTCTCGTCGATCGGGGGCCTGACGCGTGCGACCCGGCGAGCGGCCGGTCGTTGCGTTGCGCTGACATGGGCCGTGCTCGCGCTCTGGCCCGTGTGGCGCGCGGGCGCGGGACGAGCGGGAAGTGCCGTGCCCGTGAGGGTGCGTGCGTGA
- the rpsF gene encoding 30S ribosomal protein S6 codes for MKAYELMLILDPGLDDEGRQGVVDKIQGIVTADGGVVESVDQWGKRRLAFEIGGHTDGDYSVSSFRAAPAAVAELDRVLRITDPVIRFMVVRRDDLK; via the coding sequence GTGAAGGCGTACGAACTCATGCTCATACTCGACCCCGGCCTCGATGACGAGGGGCGACAGGGGGTCGTCGACAAGATCCAGGGGATCGTCACCGCCGACGGCGGTGTCGTCGAATCGGTCGATCAATGGGGCAAGCGCCGTCTGGCTTTCGAGATCGGTGGCCATACCGACGGCGATTACTCGGTCTCATCGTTCCGGGCCGCCCCGGCCGCCGTAGCCGAATTGGATCGAGTCCTCCGCATCACCGACCCCGTCATCCGCTTCATGGTCGTCCGACGCGACGACCTGAAGTAG
- a CDS encoding single-stranded DNA-binding protein, whose amino-acid sequence MGINRVMISGNLTRDPELRSTGGGLSVLKLRMAVNDRRKNATTGEWEDAPNYVDVTIFGARADALARFLHKGSKVAVEGKLRWSEWESSAGEKRSKIEVVADELELMSARDGGAPSSGDGSAPSSGDEGPAPVADDLGGEEIPF is encoded by the coding sequence GTGGGCATCAACAGAGTCATGATCTCGGGGAATCTGACCCGGGACCCGGAGCTCCGCTCGACGGGCGGCGGTTTGAGCGTGCTCAAGCTGCGCATGGCCGTCAACGACCGGCGGAAGAACGCCACGACCGGTGAGTGGGAGGACGCTCCGAACTACGTCGACGTCACCATCTTCGGCGCGCGCGCCGACGCGCTCGCGCGGTTCCTGCACAAGGGCTCGAAGGTGGCGGTCGAGGGCAAGCTCCGCTGGAGCGAGTGGGAGAGCTCCGCCGGTGAGAAGCGCTCGAAGATCGAAGTCGTCGCCGACGAACTCGAGCTCATGAGCGCGCGCGACGGCGGTGCTCCGAGTTCGGGCGACGGCAGTGCTCCGAGTTCGGGCGACGAAGGCCCGGCCCCGGTGGCCGACGATCTCGGCGGCGAGGAGATCCCCTTCTAG
- the rpsR gene encoding 30S ribosomal protein S18 produces MSDFARKPKRKFCVFCKDHVEYIDFKDVQTMRKFMTDRGKIKPRRVSGNCAQHQHQLSIAIKRAREMALVPYTVPVVSGKVDGKGGRGR; encoded by the coding sequence GTGAGCGATTTCGCTCGCAAGCCGAAGCGCAAGTTCTGCGTCTTCTGCAAGGACCACGTCGAGTACATCGATTTCAAGGATGTGCAGACGATGCGCAAGTTCATGACCGACCGCGGCAAGATCAAGCCGCGACGCGTCTCGGGCAACTGTGCCCAGCACCAGCACCAGCTCTCGATCGCGATCAAGCGCGCGCGTGAGATGGCGCTCGTGCCGTACACCGTGCCCGTCGTGAGCGGGAAGGTCGATGGCAAGGGCGGAAGAGGCCGATAG
- a CDS encoding DUF2232 domain-containing protein yields MARAEEADSGREPGVARVRDLVLLTGSSAAAAFLVPSLPLVGLPLAAMALAWLFYRQGAYAALGATLFACAVVSASFPAAASLVVPSLIVAGPFAARALRTWDPLGVVTVLTGVIFAGTVGLEALLQAERGRTLAQAVRIDAAAAARQARAILVTSGAGTADSEAVRSQVETVRRLLVQAWPSVYLLGALATAVVTIAAVVWASRRAGGVVRGLPAPERLDVSIHVVWGVVGSLVAFAVSRFTHDPGGIAAAIGWNLLIVVRWVLFAQGVGVFAGLYRRAGIGALGRGVGYALLLVSEGFLPLVSLTGLADLWLNFRRLPRDGASGEAGLEGPVGTD; encoded by the coding sequence ATGGCAAGGGCGGAAGAGGCCGATAGCGGTCGGGAGCCGGGCGTCGCGCGGGTGCGCGACCTCGTGCTGCTGACCGGCTCGTCCGCGGCTGCGGCGTTCCTGGTGCCGAGCTTGCCGCTCGTGGGGCTGCCCCTGGCGGCGATGGCCCTCGCGTGGCTGTTCTACCGGCAGGGAGCCTATGCCGCCCTCGGCGCGACGCTCTTCGCGTGCGCGGTGGTCTCGGCGTCCTTCCCCGCCGCGGCGTCGCTGGTCGTGCCGTCGCTTATCGTGGCGGGTCCGTTCGCCGCGCGAGCGCTGCGCACGTGGGACCCGTTGGGCGTGGTGACAGTTCTGACCGGCGTGATCTTCGCCGGGACGGTGGGACTCGAGGCGCTTCTGCAGGCCGAGAGAGGCAGGACGCTCGCGCAGGCCGTTCGGATCGACGCGGCGGCGGCGGCGAGACAGGCGCGAGCGATACTCGTGACATCGGGAGCTGGGACCGCCGACAGCGAGGCGGTTCGCTCGCAGGTCGAGACGGTGCGCCGTCTGCTCGTGCAGGCGTGGCCGAGCGTGTACCTGCTCGGGGCTCTCGCTACGGCGGTCGTCACGATCGCGGCGGTGGTGTGGGCATCAAGGCGCGCGGGCGGCGTGGTACGTGGCCTCCCGGCGCCGGAGCGGCTCGACGTGAGCATCCACGTCGTGTGGGGTGTGGTGGGGTCGCTCGTCGCGTTCGCGGTGTCGCGTTTCACGCACGACCCCGGCGGAATCGCGGCGGCGATAGGCTGGAACCTCCTGATCGTGGTGAGGTGGGTGCTTTTCGCGCAGGGCGTCGGCGTCTTCGCCGGCCTGTACCGGCGCGCTGGTATCGGCGCTCTCGGGCGCGGCGTCGGGTACGCGCTGCTCCTTGTGAGCGAAGGGTTCCTCCCGCTCGTGAGTCTGACGGGCTTGGCGGACCTGTGGTTGAACTTCCGCCGTCTCCCGCGTGACGGGGCGAGCGGCGAGGCGGGCCTTGAGGGGCCCGTAGGCACCGACTAG
- the rplI gene encoding 50S ribosomal protein L9 → MKVILTQDVKGKGIEGDVVDVARGFAVNFLFPRKLAITATSGNLKQLEARMGNIRKRTEARRGAAEGSAAALQGRIVLVTAKAGEEGKLYGSVTTQMIEDALREQFDVDVDHRKMEAGGHIKTLGDHTVVVQVFQDVKAELIVRVVAEGSPVDAAIVASAPVAEVAEPEVADEPEPAAEAVEAPEAEADAEPDEVGAEEV, encoded by the coding sequence ATGAAGGTCATTCTCACGCAGGACGTGAAGGGGAAGGGCATCGAGGGCGACGTCGTCGACGTCGCGCGCGGCTTCGCCGTCAACTTCCTGTTCCCCCGCAAGCTCGCCATCACGGCGACCTCGGGGAATCTCAAGCAGCTCGAGGCCCGCATGGGCAACATCCGTAAGCGCACCGAGGCCCGCAGGGGCGCAGCCGAGGGTTCCGCCGCGGCCCTGCAGGGCAGGATCGTTCTCGTCACCGCCAAGGCGGGCGAGGAGGGCAAGCTCTACGGCTCCGTCACGACGCAGATGATCGAAGACGCGCTGCGCGAGCAGTTCGACGTCGACGTCGACCATCGCAAGATGGAGGCCGGCGGTCACATCAAGACGCTCGGCGACCATACCGTGGTCGTGCAGGTCTTCCAGGACGTCAAGGCCGAGCTGATCGTGAGGGTCGTGGCTGAGGGCTCCCCGGTGGACGCCGCAATCGTCGCTTCCGCACCGGTAGCTGAAGTCGCCGAGCCCGAGGTCGCGGACGAGCCCGAGCCGGCCGCGGAGGCCGTCGAGGCTCCCGAGGCCGAAGCGGATGCCGAGCCCGACGAGGTCGGGGCCGAGGAGGTCTAG
- the dnaB gene encoding replicative DNA helicase yields the protein MAAPERVPPHNLEAEQSLLGSMFLSMEAIEAAIEKVVAPEDFYRSAHGRIFDAVQHLFNRGEPVDVISVADRLEATGELEQVGGKLYLLDVTNAVPSAANARYYAEIVKRASLLRQLIDAANSIANLGYDSTDDVDEVVEQAEKYVFAVTGKRVETRFTALKELIGIGWKQLEALYERQTHTTGVPTGFPEIDEILSGLHRGNLIILAARPSVGKTAFALNVAVNAAMEGHPVAVFSLEMAAEELVQRVICAEARIDMQRMRTGHLNEGDWKQINRAAGTLSDLPLYVDDTPAMSILQVRAKARRLLHNRPNGLVVIDYLQLMQPHGRRSENRQVEIADISRGLKILAKELDVPILALSQLSRAVEQRAGKRPQLSDLRESGAIEQDADVVMFIHRDVTGRGADEDAEAETDKYGNKGSGAKYPPKGEAEVIVGKQRNGPLGSANVVFLDKFTKFVPLAKRV from the coding sequence GTGGCGGCTCCCGAGCGCGTACCGCCGCACAACCTGGAGGCCGAGCAGTCGCTGCTCGGTTCGATGTTCCTGTCGATGGAGGCGATCGAGGCCGCCATCGAGAAGGTCGTCGCGCCCGAGGACTTCTATCGGTCGGCACACGGCCGCATCTTCGACGCCGTCCAGCACCTGTTCAACCGCGGCGAGCCGGTCGACGTCATCTCAGTGGCGGACCGGCTCGAGGCCACGGGCGAACTCGAGCAGGTCGGTGGGAAGCTGTACCTTCTCGACGTCACGAACGCGGTGCCGTCGGCGGCGAACGCGAGATACTACGCGGAGATCGTGAAGCGGGCTTCGCTCCTGCGCCAGCTCATCGACGCGGCCAACAGCATCGCGAACCTCGGCTACGACTCGACCGACGACGTCGACGAGGTCGTCGAGCAGGCCGAGAAGTACGTCTTCGCGGTGACGGGGAAGCGCGTCGAGACGCGCTTCACCGCTCTCAAGGAGCTCATCGGGATCGGATGGAAGCAGCTCGAGGCGCTCTACGAGCGTCAGACGCACACCACCGGTGTCCCGACGGGGTTCCCCGAGATCGACGAGATACTCTCGGGGCTGCATCGAGGCAACCTCATCATCCTCGCGGCGCGTCCGTCCGTCGGGAAGACGGCGTTCGCTCTCAACGTCGCCGTCAACGCCGCGATGGAGGGCCATCCCGTGGCGGTCTTCAGCCTCGAGATGGCGGCGGAGGAGCTCGTCCAGCGCGTCATCTGCGCCGAGGCCCGGATCGACATGCAGCGGATGCGGACGGGACACCTGAACGAGGGCGACTGGAAGCAGATCAACCGCGCGGCCGGGACCCTGAGCGACCTGCCCCTTTATGTCGACGACACGCCCGCGATGTCGATCCTCCAGGTCCGCGCGAAGGCCCGGCGCCTGCTGCACAACCGGCCGAACGGGCTCGTCGTCATCGACTACCTGCAGCTGATGCAGCCGCACGGGCGACGCAGTGAGAACCGTCAGGTGGAGATCGCGGACATAAGCCGGGGACTCAAGATCCTCGCGAAAGAACTGGACGTGCCGATCCTCGCGCTCTCCCAGCTCTCCCGCGCCGTCGAACAGCGCGCGGGGAAGCGCCCGCAACTCTCCGATCTGCGCGAGTCCGGCGCGATCGAGCAGGACGCAGACGTGGTGATGTTCATCCACCGCGATGTGACCGGACGCGGCGCCGACGAGGACGCGGAGGCCGAGACGGACAAGTACGGGAACAAGGGCAGCGGCGCGAAGTACCCGCCCAAGGGCGAGGCCGAGGTCATCGTGGGCAAGCAGCGCAACGGTCCGCTCGGGAGCGCGAACGTCGTCTTCCTTGATAAGTTCACGAAGTTCGTGCCGCTCGCGAAGCGGGTCTGA